Proteins from a genomic interval of Treponema succinifaciens DSM 2489:
- a CDS encoding chromosome segregation SMC family protein: MFLKSLEIFGFKSFADRTHINFADGITALLGPNGCGKSNVVDAIKWVLAENRSKNLRAESMEDVIFNGTETRPALSMAEVTLTIANENGLLPLEDSEIAIKRRLYRNGENEYFINSNQVGASSIRKLFMDTGVGKAAYSVMEQGKIDQILSSKPEDRRYLFEEAAGISRSKAEVADAERELEKTRANLAQIDIGLAETKRSYETLKVQAEKTAKYRKLQDEKFECELDIQLLKLKDFTQNKARHEQNRKEAEEKRNSAANEIEEILNTLQVNTDKVKELQEQVNTKQQLVIKISAEQTGKKAMARQLHEHQSQMKEKIGQIENRIKNIEERIDEYNEEIDSQNAELHEKHKQLSDINKNVENFSENIRQSSSQIEENLRLINTNSGKINNLDSERVELQKQLTSITEDIVTELDAKLKDAGYSSTSNKKAKEALDTALEKIKIYANGRANIFKDFSSLPSHSEKDSAQMGSDAVAAFTEILRMLEELSQSISEYTKTTPQFIDDFLSPEGIITKKRGIDSSIQQNLSTIDSIKNESAELNSKNNALNKKIDEYKDTLSKLRINQAQMAQQITSCEQQISTLRKTLASEETSLREQQNELFEENKRREENEEQLQETEESIAELEAQGQKITAELNDLDKQISECNSQVSGKQNALQKKQEERNKYQSQLEKFSVGIAQYDTEIRNVKQNFQENFSRDLMEFEERMYTITTPVPALKEKLSQVKQKIQELGTPNLMAIEQFAEEKERYERQQANYNDTQKTLENLVRVSEEIRTKSSEMFLDTYNKIRKNFHNMFRRLMNGGRAELRLVDPANVLSSGVEILAQPPGKKLVNISLLSGGEKTMTAVALLFATYQVRPSPFCLLDEIDAALDDKNVASFVSTLRAFGNISQYIVITHNRKTVMGASTMLGVTMEESGITKVLQVRLDEDTMNGNIVFNDQSDFVEEEVPQEEGIVIPPRPPRREHNPDGTLKTDGKTETEETRSQQ; this comes from the coding sequence GTGTTTTTAAAAAGTCTTGAAATATTCGGTTTTAAGTCATTTGCCGACCGAACTCATATAAATTTTGCAGACGGAATCACTGCCCTTCTTGGTCCGAATGGCTGCGGAAAAAGCAACGTTGTTGATGCAATAAAATGGGTTCTTGCAGAAAACCGCTCAAAAAATCTTCGCGCCGAATCAATGGAAGACGTAATTTTCAACGGAACAGAAACCCGTCCGGCTCTTTCAATGGCGGAAGTTACACTGACAATTGCAAACGAAAACGGACTTCTTCCTCTTGAAGACTCTGAAATCGCAATAAAACGCAGGCTTTACCGCAACGGTGAAAACGAATATTTTATAAATTCAAATCAAGTTGGAGCTTCTTCAATCCGTAAGCTTTTTATGGACACTGGAGTTGGAAAAGCAGCCTATTCTGTCATGGAACAGGGAAAAATCGATCAGATTCTTTCAAGCAAGCCGGAAGACAGACGTTATCTTTTTGAGGAAGCTGCAGGAATCAGCCGTTCAAAGGCAGAAGTTGCAGACGCAGAACGTGAGCTTGAAAAAACAAGAGCGAATCTGGCTCAAATTGACATTGGACTTGCAGAAACAAAACGCAGCTACGAAACTCTAAAAGTTCAGGCTGAAAAAACTGCAAAATATAGAAAACTTCAAGACGAAAAATTTGAATGTGAGCTTGATATTCAGCTTTTAAAGCTCAAGGATTTTACACAGAACAAAGCGCGCCATGAGCAGAACAGAAAAGAAGCCGAAGAAAAAAGAAATTCCGCGGCAAATGAAATTGAAGAAATTTTAAATACACTCCAAGTCAACACAGACAAAGTAAAAGAACTTCAAGAACAAGTAAACACAAAGCAGCAACTTGTCATAAAAATCAGCGCGGAACAAACCGGAAAAAAAGCAATGGCGCGGCAACTTCACGAGCATCAAAGCCAGATGAAAGAAAAAATCGGGCAAATTGAAAACCGCATAAAAAATATTGAAGAGCGCATTGATGAATATAATGAAGAAATTGACAGCCAGAATGCGGAGCTTCACGAAAAGCACAAGCAGCTTTCAGATATAAATAAAAACGTTGAAAATTTTTCTGAAAACATCCGCCAGTCTTCAAGTCAGATTGAAGAAAATTTAAGGCTTATAAACACAAATTCTGGAAAAATCAACAACCTTGATTCGGAACGTGTGGAACTGCAAAAGCAGCTTACATCGATAACAGAAGACATTGTTACAGAACTTGACGCAAAATTAAAAGACGCAGGCTATTCAAGCACTTCAAATAAAAAAGCAAAAGAGGCGCTTGATACGGCACTTGAAAAAATAAAAATTTATGCGAACGGACGCGCGAATATTTTCAAGGATTTTTCTTCGCTTCCTTCGCATTCTGAAAAAGATTCTGCACAAATGGGATCTGATGCGGTTGCGGCATTTACAGAAATTTTGCGGATGCTTGAAGAACTTTCACAGTCCATTTCAGAATATACAAAAACAACGCCGCAATTTATTGATGATTTTCTTTCGCCGGAAGGAATCATCACAAAAAAACGCGGAATCGACTCTTCAATTCAGCAGAATCTTTCTACAATCGATTCAATAAAAAATGAAAGCGCGGAACTGAATTCAAAAAACAATGCGCTTAACAAAAAAATTGATGAATACAAAGACACTCTTTCAAAGTTAAGAATAAACCAGGCGCAGATGGCTCAGCAAATAACTTCGTGCGAGCAGCAGATTTCAACTTTGCGAAAAACTTTGGCTTCTGAAGAAACTTCGCTTCGGGAACAGCAGAACGAGCTTTTTGAGGAAAACAAGCGCCGGGAAGAAAATGAGGAGCAGCTTCAGGAAACCGAAGAATCAATTGCGGAACTAGAAGCTCAAGGTCAAAAAATTACTGCGGAACTAAATGACTTGGACAAGCAAATCTCAGAATGCAACAGCCAGGTAAGCGGAAAACAAAACGCGCTTCAGAAAAAACAAGAAGAGCGGAACAAATATCAAAGCCAGCTTGAAAAGTTCAGTGTTGGAATTGCGCAGTACGACACTGAAATTAGAAATGTTAAGCAGAACTTCCAAGAAAATTTTTCGCGTGACTTGATGGAATTTGAAGAGCGGATGTACACAATCACAACTCCAGTTCCGGCTTTAAAAGAAAAGCTTTCTCAGGTGAAGCAAAAAATTCAGGAACTTGGAACTCCGAACTTAATGGCAATCGAGCAGTTCGCGGAAGAAAAAGAACGCTACGAACGCCAGCAGGCAAACTATAATGACACGCAAAAAACTTTGGAAAATCTTGTCCGCGTAAGTGAAGAAATCCGGACAAAATCTTCTGAAATGTTCTTGGACACATATAATAAAATTCGAAAAAATTTCCACAATATGTTCCGCAGACTTATGAATGGAGGAAGAGCCGAACTTAGGCTTGTAGATCCGGCAAATGTTCTTTCAAGCGGAGTTGAAATTCTTGCACAGCCGCCTGGAAAAAAACTTGTAAATATTTCACTTCTTTCCGGCGGTGAAAAAACAATGACAGCAGTCGCGCTTCTCTTTGCAACTTATCAAGTCCGCCCTAGCCCGTTTTGTCTTTTGGACGAAATTGACGCGGCTCTTGATGACAAAAACGTTGCAAGTTTTGTAAGCACATTGCGCGCATTCGGAAACATAAGCCAGTATATTGTAATCACTCATAACAGAAAAACTGTAATGGGCGCATCAACAATGCTTGGCGTTACAATGGAAGAATCAGGAATCACAAAAGTTCTGCAAGTCCGTCTTGACGAAGACACCATGAACGGAAACATTGTCTTTAACGACCAGTCAGATTTTGTTGAAGAAGAAGTTCCGCAGGAAGAAGGAATTGTAATTCCGCCGCGTCCTCCAAGAAGAGAACACAATCCAGACGGAACTTTAAAAACTGATGGGAAAACTGAAACAGAGGAAACCAGAAGCCAGCAATGA
- a CDS encoding SIMPL domain-containing protein, giving the protein MKKIFALAVSVLFAFTSCNFKAEKNVPRTISVTGKGTVKLDNEKAVISLSVVTRSASVLTATEDNAKKMEAVRNSLESLGIGKENISTSSFYIQQETSYSNGRTILGQYVVSNSINILISSIEKTGQLIDVAVKAGANQFDSLSFSAGETSDAEKQARILALRDAEQKAVTLASTSGCSVGKIISIKERPAITESISNTVLYAAKKENSSTPVSGGKTSVSVNVEVVYEIQ; this is encoded by the coding sequence ATGAAAAAAATTTTTGCATTAGCAGTTTCTGTTCTTTTTGCATTTACTTCCTGTAATTTTAAAGCAGAAAAAAATGTACCTAGAACAATTTCTGTAACAGGAAAAGGAACTGTAAAACTTGACAACGAAAAAGCTGTAATTTCACTTTCAGTTGTAACAAGAAGCGCAAGTGTTTTAACAGCAACCGAAGACAATGCAAAAAAAATGGAAGCTGTAAGAAATTCACTGGAATCACTTGGAATCGGAAAAGAAAATATTTCAACTTCATCATTTTATATTCAGCAGGAAACTTCGTATTCAAACGGACGGACAATTCTTGGGCAATACGTAGTTTCAAACAGCATAAACATCTTGATTTCTTCAATTGAAAAAACTGGACAGTTAATCGACGTAGCTGTAAAAGCTGGAGCGAATCAGTTTGATTCACTTTCATTTTCCGCAGGAGAAACTTCAGATGCTGAAAAACAGGCTAGAATTCTTGCGTTGCGTGATGCTGAACAAAAAGCAGTTACTCTTGCAAGCACAAGTGGATGCTCAGTTGGAAAAATCATTTCAATAAAAGAGCGTCCGGCAATCACAGAAAGCATATCGAACACAGTTTTATATGCGGCAAAAAAGGAAAACAGTTCTACTCCAGTTTCAGGAGGAAAAACTTCCGTTTCTGTAAATGTTGAAGTAGTTTACGAAATACAGTAA
- the serS gene encoding serine--tRNA ligase, giving the protein MLDYRFIKDNLEAVKKNIIDRNMDPAKADADLVVKLFDERTALTTELQNLQQKRNANAAAMKQKLDPETRAKYIEEGKNIKDAVSSAESKLSELEVKLEEAGRQIPNMANPEVPVGKVDTENLEVKKVGQPRKFDFKPKSHVELGESLDLIDFERGTKVSGAKFYYLKNEAVFLEQSLIMYALNILRKHGFTTFITPDIAREEILKGIGFNPRGNESNVYAIEDEGTCLVATAEITLGGYHSGEILDKSKLPLMYCGLSHCFRREAGAAGQFSKGLYRVHQFDKVEMFVYCLPEQSDSLHEKLRLIEEEIFSGLGLPFRVVDTCTGDLGAPAYRKWDLEAWMPGRADENHPDGDYGEVTSTSNCTDYQARRLNVKYHDDDGKNKYVHMLNGTAVAVGRAMLSILENYQNEDGSVTIPEVLVPYCGFDKIGPKTDVASPVYKTIKK; this is encoded by the coding sequence ATGTTGGACTACAGATTTATTAAAGACAATCTTGAAGCAGTAAAGAAAAATATTATAGACCGCAACATGGATCCTGCAAAAGCTGACGCAGATTTAGTAGTGAAGCTTTTTGATGAACGCACTGCTCTTACAACTGAATTGCAGAATCTTCAGCAGAAAAGAAATGCAAATGCGGCGGCAATGAAACAAAAACTTGATCCAGAGACAAGAGCAAAATATATTGAAGAAGGAAAAAACATAAAGGATGCTGTTTCTTCAGCGGAGTCAAAACTTTCTGAGCTCGAGGTAAAGCTTGAAGAAGCCGGACGTCAGATTCCAAACATGGCGAATCCAGAAGTTCCAGTCGGAAAAGTTGACACAGAAAATCTTGAAGTAAAAAAAGTCGGTCAGCCAAGAAAATTTGACTTCAAGCCAAAGAGCCACGTTGAGCTTGGTGAGTCATTGGATTTAATTGACTTTGAGCGCGGAACAAAAGTTTCAGGAGCAAAATTTTATTATCTAAAAAATGAAGCGGTTTTTCTTGAGCAGTCGCTTATCATGTACGCTCTCAACATTTTGCGCAAGCACGGATTTACAACATTTATAACTCCGGACATTGCACGCGAAGAAATTCTAAAAGGAATTGGATTTAATCCGCGCGGAAATGAAAGCAATGTTTATGCAATCGAAGACGAAGGAACCTGCCTTGTTGCAACTGCGGAAATAACACTCGGCGGCTATCATTCAGGAGAAATTCTTGACAAATCAAAACTTCCGCTTATGTACTGCGGACTTTCGCATTGCTTTAGACGAGAAGCAGGGGCTGCAGGCCAGTTCAGCAAAGGGCTTTACAGAGTTCATCAGTTTGATAAAGTTGAAATGTTTGTCTACTGTCTTCCAGAGCAGAGCGATTCACTTCATGAAAAACTTCGTTTAATTGAAGAGGAAATTTTCAGCGGACTTGGACTTCCATTCCGTGTTGTTGATACTTGTACTGGAGATTTGGGCGCACCTGCTTACAGAAAGTGGGACTTGGAAGCATGGATGCCTGGACGTGCGGATGAAAATCACCCGGACGGAGATTACGGCGAAGTAACTTCAACTTCAAACTGTACAGATTATCAGGCCCGAAGACTGAATGTAAAATACCATGACGATGATGGAAAAAATAAATACGTTCACATGCTTAACGGAACAGCCGTTGCAGTCGGAAGAGCAATGCTTTCAATTCTTGAAAATTATCAAAATGAAGACGGATCTGTAACAATTCCAGAAGTTCTTGTTCCTTACTGCGGATTCGACAAAATCGGACCAAAAACAGACGTAGCATCTCCTGTTTACAAAACAATAAAAAAATAA
- a CDS encoding AI-2E family transporter — protein sequence MEDKNYSKGIFYILLFAAIILATVILKITSSFFIPLTLALMLSFVFYPFVKNLTKFRIPWIVGIILVVILAAVAFFIIGNLLVASCRTVLNAYPKYEARFTTVYSLIAEAFHIPFDENSSLIINLWNSLGVRTFVQNFALAASGYMFSTAKVILVIALFIVFFLIEIRGMKEKVKTAFPEERLNRKIMFIITKTIAEVTRYISIKFLISFFTGLLVFLFCFIVGLDFAIIWGFLAFILNFIPTFGSILSWVLTTGFAVLQFYPSFGKILYVGIAVLAVNFILGNIIEPRWEGSDLGISPFLILVSLSLWGWLWGFIGMILAVPILVIIKIICENIQILNPIGVLLGNKTNFNNRKRKFSLFNRKN from the coding sequence ATGGAAGACAAAAATTATTCAAAGGGCATTTTTTACATCTTACTTTTTGCTGCCATAATTTTGGCGACTGTTATTTTAAAAATCACATCTTCCTTTTTTATTCCCCTCACACTTGCGCTAATGCTTTCGTTTGTTTTTTATCCATTTGTAAAGAACCTTACGAAATTTCGTATTCCGTGGATTGTAGGAATAATTCTAGTTGTGATTTTAGCGGCTGTGGCTTTTTTTATAATCGGAAATCTTTTGGTTGCAAGTTGCCGGACAGTTTTAAATGCTTATCCAAAATATGAAGCAAGATTCACAACTGTCTACAGTTTAATTGCCGAAGCTTTTCACATTCCGTTTGACGAAAATTCATCACTGATTATAAACCTTTGGAATTCATTAGGGGTAAGAACATTTGTTCAGAACTTCGCATTGGCGGCAAGTGGTTATATGTTTTCAACTGCAAAAGTCATACTCGTAATCGCGCTGTTCATTGTTTTCTTTTTAATTGAAATCCGCGGAATGAAAGAAAAAGTAAAAACTGCGTTTCCAGAAGAGCGTCTTAACAGAAAAATAATGTTCATAATTACAAAAACAATCGCAGAAGTAACACGATACATTTCCATAAAATTTTTGATTTCGTTTTTCACAGGACTTCTTGTGTTCCTGTTCTGCTTTATTGTTGGGCTTGACTTTGCAATTATCTGGGGTTTTCTTGCGTTCATTTTGAATTTTATTCCAACGTTCGGTTCTATTCTTTCCTGGGTTCTTACAACTGGATTTGCGGTTCTTCAGTTTTATCCTTCATTTGGAAAAATTCTTTATGTAGGAATAGCCGTGCTTGCTGTTAATTTCATTCTCGGAAATATTATTGAGCCACGCTGGGAAGGTTCAGACCTTGGAATTTCTCCGTTTCTCATTCTTGTAAGTCTTTCGCTTTGGGGCTGGCTTTGGGGATTTATTGGTATGATTCTTGCAGTTCCGATTCTTGTAATTATAAAAATCATCTGCGAAAATATTCAAATACTAAATCCAATCGGAGTTCTTCTGGGGAACAAAACAAATTTCAATAATAGAAAAAGAAAATTTTCGCTTTTCAACAGAAAAAATTAA
- a CDS encoding Bax inhibitor-1/YccA family protein translates to MENQMTFYAPTETERKLFLTRTYLWMGIALLVSAVVSFFAAESGLIISILKATGGMGLIILCIAEIGLVVGLTSSIRKISVANAKLLFILYSALNGLTISTIFFTYTASSIAICFVSAAAMFFGMSLYGLKTKSDLTTAGRYLMMALLGIIIASLLNGILFLFGAGSTMFDWLISVASVVVFTGLTAYDSQKIMRISSSADNSDSFKKIAIYGALELYLDFINIFLSLLRLFGNRK, encoded by the coding sequence ATGGAAAATCAAATGACGTTTTACGCTCCAACAGAAACTGAACGGAAACTTTTCTTAACGAGAACTTATCTATGGATGGGAATCGCACTTCTTGTAAGCGCGGTAGTTTCATTTTTCGCGGCAGAGTCAGGACTGATTATTTCTATTCTAAAGGCAACAGGCGGAATGGGACTTATCATTCTTTGCATTGCGGAAATCGGTCTTGTAGTCGGACTTACTTCTTCAATTAGAAAGATTTCTGTAGCAAACGCAAAGCTTTTGTTCATTTTGTATTCAGCTTTAAACGGGCTTACAATTTCTACAATTTTCTTTACATATACAGCAAGCTCAATCGCAATTTGCTTTGTTTCCGCAGCGGCAATGTTCTTTGGAATGTCGCTTTACGGTCTTAAGACAAAATCAGATCTTACAACAGCCGGACGCTATCTTATGATGGCTTTGCTCGGAATTATCATCGCTTCTCTGCTGAATGGAATTTTGTTTCTTTTTGGAGCCGGAAGCACAATGTTCGACTGGCTGATTTCTGTTGCTTCTGTTGTTGTGTTCACAGGACTTACAGCTTATGACTCGCAGAAAATCATGCGCATTTCTTCAAGTGCGGACAATTCAGACTCGTTTAAGAAAATTGCGATTTACGGCGCGCTTGAGCTTTATCTTGATTTTATAAATATTTTCCTTTCGCTTTTAAGGCTTTTTGGAAACCGCAAATAA